Proteins co-encoded in one Acyrthosiphon pisum isolate AL4f unplaced genomic scaffold, pea_aphid_22Mar2018_4r6ur Scaffold_21621;HRSCAF=24419, whole genome shotgun sequence genomic window:
- the LOC100570661 gene encoding zinc finger BED domain-containing protein 1-like — MYKKNRSGVWNYMDKDPNTPGQIQLLEANKLATLVEEVDDINVFNEPSTSTNSTAVTHYEDSTVQIQGPPPKRQKQLTLMNRFSLPPDSKVDQFNKAVVEMIAEDMQPLSIVENSGFQRLINLLDSRYKLPSRKLIGTTLIPNLYESTRKMIETILSHTKYVSLTSDIWTSLNTISFITVTVHFFDNNFNLKTYVLTTRKLESNHTAQYLSGVLTDIIREWKINTKVAAIVTDSGANIKAAIKLLGIDHIPCAAHKLNNAVKNALKSEFEENDIDTNHTEEVEMMKLVKMCRSIVGHFKHSEVSTRILHEKQKQLNSPVLKLKQDIAIRWNSTLTMMERLLLVKEPLMLVSMGLPRCPNMPSNEQWQTINDFVILLKPFESLTIQLSSEQRPTLSKVIPLLRGLLLSVNNKVPVTLTGQFLKKKLLEQTTKRFDNIEEMYPSQFYAKATLLDPRFKKAAFTSNDNANDAEQEVQKEIADCIKTNAPEKTVLEPSVTQTTLTPEQLEHNSHSKEQENLLTYLETTVTTLRSQTTYTSTAMTLFKQQMLGALCDVALKYSCIPATSVPSERVFSKAGQIVSARRNRLLPDNVDKLIFLNANLKK, encoded by the exons atgtataaaaaaaatcgttctgGTGTTTGGAATTATATGGACAAAGATCCGAACACTCCAGGTCAAATTCAAT TATTGGAAGCTAATAAATTAGCAACACTAGTAGAAGAGGTTGATGACATAAATGTCTTCAACGAACCATCGACGTCTAcaa ATTCTACAGCAGTGACTCATTATGAAGACAGTACTGTACAGATACAAGGACCACCTCCCAAAAGACAAAAACAATTGACACTaatgaatag GTTTAGCTTACCACCTGACAGTAAAGTAGACCAATTCAACAAAGCTGTGGTTGAAATGATTGCAGAAGATATGCAACCATTATCTATCGTAGAGAACAGTGGATTTCAAAGACTTATTAATCTACTTGATTCGCGTTATAAGTTGCCCAGCCGCAAACTTATTGGAACAACTCTTATACCAAATTTGTATGAATCGACCCGTAAAATGATTGAAACTATTTTGTctcatacaaaatatgtatcacTTACATCAGATATCTGGACTTCATTGAATACAATATCTTTTATAACTgtaactgtacatttttttgacaataattttaatttaaaaacatatgttcTAACTACAAGAAAACTGGAATCCAACCATACGGCACAGTACTTATCTGGAGTACTAACAGATATCATTAGAGAGTGGAAAATAAACACTAAAGTTGCAGCAATCGTAACAGACTCTGGTGCAAATATTAAGGCAGCAATAAAATTACTTGGAATTGACCATATTCCATGTGCTgctcataaattaaataatgctgTGAAAAATGCATTGAAAAGTGAATTTGAAGAAAATGACATTGACACAAACCATACTGAAGAAGTAGAAATGATGAAGCTGGTTAAAATGTGTCGTTCTATTGTTGGGCATTTCAAGCATAGCGAGGTATCAACTAGAATTCTTCATGAAAAACAGAAACAACTTAATTCTCctgttttaaagttaaaacaagATATAGCAATTCGTTGGAATAGTACACTAACTATGATGGAACGTTTGCTACTAGTTAAAGAACCTCTGATGCTGGTTTCAATGGGTTTACCACGATGTCCAAACATGCCATCAAATGAACAGTGGCAAACCATTAATGATtttgttatacttttaaaacCATTTGAAAGTTTAACAATACAACTATCATCAGAACAAAGACCAACTTTATCAAAAGTTATTCCATTATTAAGAG gtttattattatcCGTTAATAATAAGGTTCCAGTTACATTAACAGgacagtttttgaaaaaaaaactacttgaaCAAACAACAAAAcgatttgataatattgaagaaATGTATCCATCACAATTCTATGCTAAAGCTACTTTATTAGATCCCCGATTTAAAAAAGCTGCATTTACATCAAATGATAATGCCAATGACGCTGAACAAGAAGTGCAAAAAGAGATAGCAGACTGCATCAAAACTAATG ctCCTGAGAAAACTGTACTTGAACCAAGTGTTACTCAGACCACTTTGACACCAGAACAACTTGAACACAACAGTCATTCCAAAGAACAAGaaaatttattaacttatttagaAACAACAGTCACCACACTTCGGTCCCAGACAACATATACCAGTACAGCAATGACATTATTCAAACA aCAGATGTTAGGTGCATTATGTGACGTAGCTTTAAAATACTCTTGTATACCTGCCACATCTGTACCATCGGAAAGAGTATTTTCCAAAGCAGGTCAAATAGTTAGTGCCAGACGAAATCGGTTATTACCAGATAATGTGGATAAACTAATATTcttaaatgctaatttaaaaaaataa